A stretch of Rhea pennata isolate bPtePen1 unplaced genomic scaffold, bPtePen1.pri scaffold_32, whole genome shotgun sequence DNA encodes these proteins:
- the LOC134154620 gene encoding olfactory receptor 14A16-like, with amino-acid sequence MSNGSSLGDFFLLPFANKPQLQLLHFSLFLGIYLTALLGNNFIIAAIACDHHLHTPMYFFLLNLAILDLGSISTTVPKSMANSLWNIRTISYSGCAAQVFLVLFLFGGEFSLLTVMAYDRFIAICRPLHYGTTMGSRACARMAAAAWASGFLIAVLHTGNIFSMPLCKGIVVDQFFCEIPQILKLSCSDSYLREVGLLGIGACLMFGCFIFIVLSYVQIFRAVLRIPSEQGRHKAFSMCLPHLSVVSLFVSTGIFAHLKPPSISSPALDLVVAVLYSVLPPTVNPLIYSMRNKELKDALRKVISWIFFKSSKIAFALHK; translated from the coding sequence ATGTCCAATGGCAGCTCCCTCGGCGATTTCTTCCTCCTGCCATTTGCCAACAAGccacagctgcagcttttgcactTCTcactcttcctgggcatctacctgactgccctcctgggcaacaaCTTCATCATCGCAGCCATAGCTTGTGACCACCATCTCCACACCCCgatgtacttcttcctccttaaCCTTGCCATCCtcgaccttggctccatctccaccactgtccccaaatccatggccaattccctctgGAACATCAGGACCATTTCCTACTCtggatgtgctgcccaggtTTTTCTGGTTCTCTTCTTGTTTGGAGGAGAGTTTTCTCTCCTTacagtcatggcctatgaccgcttcattgccatctgcagaccccTGCACTATGGGACCAccatgggcagcagagcttgtgccagaatggcagcagctgcctgggccagtggttttctcatTGCTGTGCTACACACTGGAAACATATTTTCAATGCCACTCTGCAAAGGCATTGTcgtggaccagttcttctgtgaaatcccccagatcCTCAAACTCTCTTGCTcagactcctacctcagggaagttgggcTTCTTGGGATTGGTGCCTGTTTAATGTttgggtgtttcattttcattgtgctgtcctacgtgcagatcttcagggctgtgctgaggatcccctctgagcagggtcggcacaaagccttttccatgtgccttcCTCACCTGTctgtggtctccctgtttgtcagcaCTGGCATATTTGCTCACCTAAAGCCCCCCTCCATATCCTCCCCTGCTCTGGATCTagtggtggctgttctgtactcgGTGCTGCCTCCAACAGTGAATCctctcatctacagcatgaggaacaaggagctgaAGGATGCACTAAGGAAAGTGATCTCatggatatttttcaaaagtagtaAAATTGCCTTTGCTCTCCACAAATGA